The genomic DNA CTTGGATACTGCTTCGTGTTGTTGGTTTTCGTTGATTGCTGATGGTCATGTCTCTGTAGGCGTTGGCGGACTTAGGTTGGGCGCAACCCACCTTGATCCAGGAGAAAGCAATCCCTCTTGCATTGGACGGAAAGGACCTATTGGCCCGGGCTCGGACCGGCTCGGGGAAAACCGCTGCCTACGCAGTGCCAATCATCCAGCGCATCCTTACCTCTAAACAGGTAGCTAGAATTGGTGTGGATGTAAAGACGCTACAAAACTACAATGCAAGTTCTGATACCACtccagtaaacaaacaaaccggATATATATTTTATCAGATGTTCTGTTGGTTTTTGGGTAGGGGTGATTTCTGAGATCTGTATGTTTTTCTGGTTCTCATCAAATTATAGCTTCGACCTCTTTGTTAAACATGATACATCTATGCTAATCCTGGTTTCACAATTATACATTAAAGTAGATTTAAACAATGGAGTGTTTTTCTAGGACATATTTTAGCGGTTGACATGTGTGCCCATGCAGACGGTGCGCGAGCAGGCGGTGAGGGCGCTGATCCTCGTGCCCACCAAAGAGCTGGGCCAGCAGGTCCAGGCCATGGTGCGCCAGCTGACTGCTTTCTGCGCCAGGGACGTGAGAGTGGCCGACATCTCCGGGAAAGCCGATCTGTCCGCACAGAGGTCAGCCAGGCAGCCAGTACGATGTACATCCTGCCGTCTTTAAAGGGTCTCTGTGTCTGGGGATTCATTTAAAAGCataagaaatatatttacttCTAAGACCGTTTACTTCTGTGCCAGTGGGGTCGTGGTGTTGGAATTGAGAAAATGGGTTTGATATTTTGCATTCTAATGTAGTTTAATCGTCCGTTGCAATCATGGTTATGTATGCGATTGTGTTTGAGCATCTGATGCAAAAACTAGAAACAATTCTTTAGGCACACGGGTCGAGAGATCCTGGTTGCATAGATTGAGTTATAGGCATGatgagtatgtgcatgtgtggtacATTTAGGCATGTGCATAGATGTGTATTTATgcatctgttctgtgtgtgcaccCTTCTGTATGTCCTGCTGTCCAGGCCCATCTTAATGGAGAAGCCGGACATAGTGGTGGGCACACCCTCGCGGGTTCTGGCCCACCTCAGTGCCCAGAATATGACCCTGCAGTCCTCCCTGGAGATGCTGGTCATCGACGAGGCCGACCTGGTCTTCTCCTTCGGCTTTGAGAGCGACCTCAAGAGCCTCTTATGGTATGAGAGCTCGTTTCAGACCCACATGTCACCTACTGACCAagaactcactcactcactcactcacacacacacacacacacacacacacacacacacacacacacacacacacacacacacacacacacacacacacacacacacacacacacacacacacacacacacacacacacacacacacacacaaaacactcacCTATAACAAGACATACATGCACTCAAGTTCCCATAAGTGAACATGCTGTGTGACAAATGCATGTCAGCATACTCTGACCTCTAGTGTTTAGGCTGTTTTATACCTTGACTAAGATTCTGACCCACTGTCTGATTTTTTGTAGCCACTTGCCTAAGATCTACCAGGCCTTCCTGATGTCTGCGACTCTGAACGAGGACGTCCAGTCCCTGAAGGAGCTGGTGCTACACAACCCTGTAAGTAGCGAAGTCGCAACACCAGCTTCCCTATGCCTAGACTGGTAGCCATGAGGCTGCAAGCAGTGATGCTCAGTGGCGCTTTGCTGTGCGGGGTCCATGAGGACTggcagtggggatggtgttgttGGGGGATAAACTCAGCCCTTCTGGATGGGTTGATAGCGGTATTTGAAGTGCATATTGGAGGTTCACAAGGATGTTCGCCGGGGGTATTGAGAGGGAGTCCATGCTCctgggattacattacattacattaagggcatttagcagatgctcttatcccgagcgacgtacagttgatcggactaagaaggagacaatccgcccctggagcaatgtaaggttgtgcggatcttattgtggctacaccaggggtcgaaccaccgaccttgcgggtcccagtcatcaACGTCCCATTGCCACGGTGTCTCCTAGGTGACCCTGAAGCTGCAGGGCTCCCAGCTTCCGGACagctcccagctgcagcagtacAGCGTGCAGTGCGAGGAGGAGGATAAGTTCCTGCTGATCTACACGCTGCTGAAGCTGGGCCTGGTGCGGGGGAAGACCCTGCTGTTCGTCAGCGCCGTGGAACGATGCTACCGCCTCAAACTCTTCCTGGAGCAGTTCAGCATCCCGGCCTGCGTGCTCAACTCTGAGCTGCCTGTCCACTCCAGGTAATATCTAGCTCTGAGCTCACTGTACACTCCAGGTAATATCCAGCTCTGAGCTCTCTGTACACTCCAGGTAATATTGAACTCTGAGCTGCCTCATAATTATTTTCCCATCTACGGGAAGTAATCCGTTGTTCCAGTCAGTGTGTTCTGTATCCCGTCCCCATGAGTAGCTGTAAACTGGACTCACAGTactataccccccccccccccttcctttcaAGGTGTCACATCATCACTCAGTTCAACCAGGGCTTCTACAATTACATCATCGCCACGGACGAGCAGAGCCTGGCCAATCCCAGCGCACCGCCAAAGGGGAACGAGGGCACaggcaagaagaagaagaagaagaatgcagGGAAAGGAGCAGGGTGAGCGAAGGGCAAGGAGGCGGGAAACCGCCATTTTGGATTGTTTGTATATGACATTTCATCCGTTTCTGGCATTTCGAGGGTGGAACCTTGTTACAGCAAGTGCACAAAATGTGAGCCTTATTTACACTTACGTAAGAAGGCAAGGTAAAGTTTGGGACATGCATGGATTGAGTCTAAGCCTATGATAACGGCAAGTACAAAGTCAGCCTAAATGCAAGTTTGAATGGATATTATCCATACAAAGctcaatttagtctaggacgaagcttaatctgtgtctgtgaaaccggccctatAAATGGCAACGCAAGGCTCATTAGAACCTGCTTCCCTACGCAGATATTAAGTGCAGAAATAGGTGGCATAACACTTGTTGCTGTCCAGGACTACACTAAAATGCCAAAGAACCATAAATCAAAATGCATAAATAGCAAAAGTACTATTATTCTTGCTGTATTCACATTCATTTAGTTaatttcatttgtgtgtgtttcctgtgcccACAGAGGGAAAGATAAGGAATACGGTGTGTCCAGGGGCATTGACTTCCAGAACGTGTCGAACGTTCTTAACTTCGACCTCCCCACCAGCGTGGACTCCTACATCCACCGTGTCGGCAGGTGAGGTGtttgtcacacatacacattgagaaacccatccatccatccatccatccatccatccatccatccatccatcatcttaacccgcttatcctgaacagggtcgcaggggggctggagcctaaccCAGCCAAGAAACTATAGAACCTAACCCAGCCAAGAAACTATAGAACCAGAGACCGTTGCAGCATAAACCGGGGTGTGCGCTGGCCTCATTTTCTGTCTCTTGCCTCCTACAGAACGGCCCGAGCGGATAACCCTGGCACAGCTCTCTCCTTCGTGTCGCACAcagagctccccctgctggcccagATCGAGGATGCACTCGCAGGAGGTCAGCATTCTAATGACTTAACGCTGTTAAATTTTGATCATGGATTGCGGTAATATAGAGcttttatattattaattttacTTATAATCTCAGTATCTGGGACTTCTTTAAACTGAAGTGCAGAAACTCACCACAGGATAGaatttaatgaccacagtggaTTAGAATCTGCATGGTTTTAACTACTGTTACTTTTGCATCTGTGCTGGTGTTAATGTACGGTTTACATGCTCTTTAGCTCAAAAATCTGGGAATAGGGGCCACTCAGCCAGTAACGTCTTCTATTCTATGTGCTTTACAGAAAACGCAGACTCTGCCTTGAAACCATATAGCTTTAAAATGGAGGAGATTGAAGGATTCAGGTACAGGTGTCGGGTAAGTGCATCCCAGCACAGAGGAAccttttttgtgtgaaattgcACAGAGAGGTAGCCGTTTAGCCAGAGAACTAGTGGCTTTTTACACAAGCTTATGCTCTTTTCAATGGGATGTTTTGCAACTGAGGATTTTAAGACCAACCGTTGTATTTCTTTTCCAACTTTCGCCACTTACTTGGCATAACaatacacaacaacaacaagggcTTCAGTACTCTCCATCACCATTCTCAGAGGCTGCTAAAGATGATGGCCACTTAGACTTCAGTGGAAAACATGCTAACTGATGTGTTCTTATAATATTCAGAACCATCATTATACTCAGAAGAGTAAGTTTGAGGGTTgagactgatgtgtgtgtgtgtgtgtgtgtgtggactgcaGGACGCTATGCGGTCGGTCACCAAACAGGCTGTGAAAGAGGCTCGACTGAAGGAGATCAAACAGGAGCTGCTTAATTCAGAGAAACTCAAGGTGAGTGAGGTGGTCTCCACTCGAGTGGCGCAATCAATGCGTGACGTCTTATTCCATtcgtttagcagacgctcttgtccggAATGACTGTGTGTTTTAATTGGTGCATTGTGGACTGCTGGGACAGGGTAATGAACTACTGATTACTCACCCGGTTGCCTGCTCCTCCTTTTTCAGACGTATTTTGATGACAACCCCCGCGACCTACAGCTCCTGAGGCACGACCGCGATCTGCACCCTGCCGTCATCAAGCCCCACCTTAAGAATATTCCTGAATACCTGAGTGAGCAGAGGAAACACGCCACAGTGCTGTTATAGGctctagacacacacacccacacactgcatatgagcacacatgctgtgatacagtggcttcagaaagtattcagaccccattCACTTTTTGCACCCTTTGTgtgcaataaagtgtgcaaaaagtgaatcttttgaataatatgaatactttctgaagccactgtgtgGACACGTGTGCCTCCATAGACGGCATTTGCATACGTGTTACAGTATTATTCCTGCACTGGCCTGACATTGTGGTTTCTGCAGTCCCAACAGCCCTCAAAGGTGTAGCCAATCCCATCACTGGAAGGAAAAAGAGGTGGAGACCTGTGAAAACTGCGCCAGCGGGtgttgtgaaaaataaaaacttcaaGGTGAGACATGCCTGTTTACAGGCCCATGTGAGGGACTCCACTGAATGCGTTAATATGAAGCTTTCTTCTGCCGTACAAACATGGAAAGATTGCTTCAATAGGGGAGAACtgcaaaacatttaattcaataaaaacattttccccttCGTGACCATGAGGACTGGTGTatatgatgtcatttcctgtttccaCAGCATCAGCACAGAGGCAGAAACCCCCTGAAGAGCTTCCGCTACACGGGGAAGAAGGGCAAGGGAGGGGCCGCCAAGGCTGGCCAGTCCTAACACACTGGCCTCACCATGGACCTATCACAGACTCTTGGAACAAGGTGCCATCCAGCACCACCCTTCTGGATTGGCTCACTCGTGCCGTGTTGCTTGTTTTGTCCTTTCAAGGAAACTCAGAGGTGCTATTCGGCTGTGAGCTTTTCCAAGGACTGGTCAATTCAGTATAATGTGGTTCACATGAGCCATCCAACAAGCAAACTGACTGAACCTCAGAAGCTTCACCTGGATGTCCAGTTTGGgattatctttatttttgatactgaattgaattgcaattaaaaatgataataataataataatttagtcaCCTGTTCACAGTTCTGCCATATGCAGTTTTCTTGTCTGAAAGTGTCTCTTGCTCTCTGGTCAGTCTGATGAAAGGTGTTTTTGAAGAGCGTTTTACTTGATCAGAACTGGATAATGGAGCTGTATTAGGTCAGAGTGCTGATGTCTTCGCTCAACACATTGCCGCCATCTCTTCTTCAGCAGCATCCCTTCGCCGCTGAGCCATGGTTGAGCCTGCTCAGGCTGTGCTGCGTGgtctcttctccctctcacgACCAGCAGGGGGCAACACCCATGCCTTTTGATCCGTCTTTATGGTTATAccttgagtgtatgtgtacttCCtctatgttaaataaataaaaacttttatcatgatattgatttttttttttttccttgttttgttcattttggtaGTTTGCAAAGAGTAGAATGAGGGATGAGAGCCTTGATTTGGCAGATTTGGGCATTTGTGTGAGTTGCATCATTGTGAGTTTGTTTTGGTTACAATGCTTTTCTAGACTGAAGCAAATTAAGGAAAAATAAGTAAGTAGCTATCCGTTCGGAATattaattctgtaaaaaatataaGTCCACAGCAACCTCTTTACAAATGATTCTGCAGTTACTTGTGAACATCAACAAagctcaaaaatgcacattgtaGTTGTTGGCCCAACCCTGACTCACGTAGCATGGGGGAAACACAATGGACCGCAACATAAATACAATTCCACCAAACCAAAATCTCAAAATAGAAAtgccaaaaaattataataaacacATTGATAAATAATCACACTAATCAAAAAGGAAACGCTTGGCATGAAAGTATCACACAGACCTACGTCTTTTTCAGCAAGTTTCTCTTCAAAAGTCTATCTAACCCTTCAGAGGCTTTTGGCTTTATTCTTATAGGCCAGGTGAACCCAGGTGCCGATAGTAAGGTAATTGGCTGCACATGCAGGAGCCAGCCAAAGGCACTTTGACTCATCGTCATTGTCGTGTAACAGGGCGGCCTGGGTTCTCATCGTTCACAGAGGACTATCAGAAACATTGTAAATGTTACACTTCTGGGCCCACAACCATTGTTGCACAATCCGATAGCTTCATACTTTAGTTTCAGTAATGTCCTGCCTGGTCAAGGCTTCCTGACCCACCAGAGACCACCTCCTGCAATATCTACTGTACCAATTCCAGATCATCTCTCCAACATACGTGGCCCCCAGCCCCttcgcccccccacacaccctttTTCAAGGCCCTTCCATCAGCTCATCAATCGCTTTTTACGACTCGCTCATCTATGCACGAATGCCGCTTTTATCTCTGCAGGTTCGCGTAGGCTCGCAGGGGAGGGGTGATTCCAAGAATACAGAACGGTGGTCCTATCTACAGTGTAGCCATCGCAGATAAGGGACCTGTGAGGCTGGAGAGAGGGACTTCTGTCACGTTAAGGGCTGGGAGCTCTTCAGTTTTAACTGAAAGCCATGGCTTTTAGCTCATCTCAGCTTCCAAGTTACTCAACACATTATCATAATGATGCTAGATCCAATACCCAACTGGATGTAAAGGGCTGTGAGTGGCCATCCATTAACCAATCAAAGTAACTTAAGAGGTCTGCTGATTGCCCAATGGGAGTGCAGCCTTTCAATTTTGAAAGCCAATGTTCATTACGACACTGGAGTGGCATTGCGCCATACAATGCAAGTAATACTATAGAACCAGGAACCATACGAAGAAATAAGTTTTGCTTGTCAACATTCTTATATACAGTTTTTCATGTGGAAAATTACGTCAAGCCAGATGGTCTAaaccaggggtcaccaacctttttgaaactgagagctacttcatggatactgagtcatactaagggctaccagtttgttttgtcacgcgcacaatactgacctttgaactagagtaggtcagagttcacctaaacttatctaaacttcatgtataatatacatatttttaagatattgtcatttttaaatctatataaatgcaagtgtgattaaaaaaaaatagcaacagaataaaattaaactttAGATGCAGcccactagtgagttgtgctatttttagaacaggcctgcgggcgactcatgtggtccttgggggcgacctggtgcccgtgggcaccgtgttggtgacccctgatcTACACactccaatttaaaaaaatagttttaggCCTATGGACACAAATATAAGTATTTGACATCCTAAATGAGATCTTGCTGTGGGATAGGGTATGTTTGGGATATGATGTGCATAATATCACAGTGGCTTGGCTGTGAT from Conger conger chromosome 12, fConCon1.1, whole genome shotgun sequence includes the following:
- the ddx56 gene encoding probable ATP-dependent RNA helicase DDX56, whose product is MASDRLQFHEMGLDDRLLKALADLGWAQPTLIQEKAIPLALDGKDLLARARTGSGKTAAYAVPIIQRILTSKQTVREQAVRALILVPTKELGQQVQAMVRQLTAFCARDVRVADISGKADLSAQRPILMEKPDIVVGTPSRVLAHLSAQNMTLQSSLEMLVIDEADLVFSFGFESDLKSLLCHLPKIYQAFLMSATLNEDVQSLKELVLHNPVTLKLQGSQLPDSSQLQQYSVQCEEEDKFLLIYTLLKLGLVRGKTLLFVSAVERCYRLKLFLEQFSIPACVLNSELPVHSRCHIITQFNQGFYNYIIATDEQSLANPSAPPKGNEGTGKKKKKKNAGKGAGGKDKEYGVSRGIDFQNVSNVLNFDLPTSVDSYIHRVGRTARADNPGTALSFVSHTELPLLAQIEDALAGENADSALKPYSFKMEEIEGFRYRCRDAMRSVTKQAVKEARLKEIKQELLNSEKLKTYFDDNPRDLQLLRHDRDLHPAVIKPHLKNIPEYLIPTALKGVANPITGRKKRWRPVKTAPAGVVKNKNFKHQHRGRNPLKSFRYTGKKGKGGAAKAGQS